A part of Aegilops tauschii subsp. strangulata cultivar AL8/78 chromosome 2, Aet v6.0, whole genome shotgun sequence genomic DNA contains:
- the LOC109751427 gene encoding protein FAR1-RELATED SEQUENCE 5-like, with protein MSPLPSPLSPAAAAWERRRPSPPWLLPRRRPAATPPLPSRPSSAAAAKQRHCPSPLQRQQLSNARCCLDIKPIRARRTVCKVPLSMTASWIKSATTFRENPPSPFTLSNVQTAHELLKGKWTARANAKVVQTDEKGTSSCKRKKSLQHEEMTFSRYKMPRIIDNTENNNFQKSKASSERDPGWVTPEDKNMPLNLIHAAGMKFTTYDKAWDFYNNYARCTGFGIRKRAKHRTNAYIVCSREGTHKQTMSDYHRKRQKTSKRIDCKAKIRVKKRKDGKFVIEMVELNHNHKMLESPEMLLHMRSHKKDDPLIDQLVKDMQLDNHTHTQMMSTLSRMSGGLQYMGHTSRDWVNKKQNFAREESQDDVKKLLDFFEKMQKINPEFFYDYDIDADNRVRNVFWANASCKGSYEDFGDCVTFDMTYKTKKFQMPLGVFVRVNHHLQSTIFAVALVRDETIPSFKWVFKTFLRCMNNKPPICMLTDQCSSMKAALKTILPHTLHKLCRWHIMKNYKDHLALLYKAHEKLKDDLNAVLNHPLMPSEFERAWKDLNQRYNLQNDEVMNSLWDDRNEWISAYYKEIFCARMTST; from the exons ATGTCGCCCCTCCCGTCCCCGCTTTCTCCCGCGGCAGCGGCCTGGGAgcggcgccgcccctcccctccctgGCTTCttccgcggcggcggccggcagCGACGCCGCCCCTCCCCTCTAGGCCTTCTTCCGCGGCAGCGGCCAAGCAGCGCCACTGCCCGTCGCCTCTTCAGCGGCAGCAACTGAGCAACGCCCGTTGCTGCCTCGACATCAAACCAATTCGAGCAAGGAGGACTGTGTGCAAGGTTCCTTTATCCATGACAGCTTCTTGGATTAAGTCTGCAACGACCTTCAGAGAAAATCCTCCATCTCCGTTCACCTTGAGCAACGTCCAGACCGCTCATGAACTTCTGAAGGGCAAGTGGACTGCACGGGCGAATGCAAAAGTTGTGCAGACGGATGAGAAGGGAACTTCCTCCTGCAAACGCAAGAAATCACTGCAACACGAG GAAATGACGTTCAGCAGATACAAAATGCCACGCATAATTGACAACACTGAGAACAACAACTTTCAGAAGAGTAAAGCTTCTTCTGAAAGAGATCCTGGCTGGGTTACCCCTGAG GATAAAAACATGCCGCTGAACCTCATACATGCCGCTGGAATGAAGTTCACCACGTACGACAAGGCATGGGACTTTTACAACAATTATGCAAGATGTACAGGGTTTGGCATACGCAAGAGGGCAAAACATAGGACAAATGCCTACATTGTCTGCTCAAGAGAAGGGACGCACAAGCAGACTATGTCAGATTATCACCGGAAACGTCAGAAGACATCAAAAAGGATTGACTGCAAGGCAAAGATTAGAGTCAAAAAGAGGAAGGATGGCAAATTTGTGATAGAAATGGTTGAACTCAACCACAATCACAAGATGCTGGAAAGCCCCGAGATGCTTTTGCACATGCGATCGCACAAAAAAGACGATCCTTTGATAGACCAGTTAGTGAAAGACATGCAACTGGACAACCACACACACACTCAGATGATGTCAACGCTGTCGCGTATGTCCGGTGGTCTGCAGTACATGGGACATACTAGCCGCGACTGGGTAAACAA GAAACAAAATTTTGCCAGAGAAGAGTCCCAAGACGACGTCAAGAAACTTCTGGATTTCTTCGAGAAGATGCAGAAGATAAACCCAGAGTTCTTCTATGATTATGACATTGATGCAGATAACCGTGTAAGAAACGTCTTTTGGGCCAACGCAAGTTGCAAAGGATCGTATGAAGATTTTGGAGACTGCGTTACATTTGACATGACGTATAAAACTAAAAAATTCCAAATGCCGCTGGGAGTCTTCGTGCGAGTGAACCATCATCTACAGAGCACCATATTTGCTGTTGCCCTCGTGCGAGATGAAACAATACCATCGTTCAAGTGGGTTTTCAAAACATTTCTGAGGTGTATGAACAACAAGCCTCCAATCTGCATGCTCACAG ACCAGTGTTCTTCGATGAAGGCAGCATTAAAAACTATCCTCCCACATACACTGCATAAGTTGTGTCGGTGGCATATCATGAAGAATTACAAAGACCACCTCGCCTTGCTGTATAAGGCGCACGAGAAACTCAAGGATGACCTCAATGCAGTGCTGAACCACCCACTAATGCCGTCAGAATTTGAACGAGCATGGAAGGACCTCAATCAGAGATACAACTTGCAAAACGACGAAGTGATGAATTCGCTGTGGGATGACAGGAACGAGTGGATCTCGGCTTACTACAAGGAAATTTTCTGTGCTCGGATGACTTCCACGTAG